TTTCTACTTCAACACAAATCCGATGCATATAAATTTGTGTCAAAATTTTGCGTTATGGTTGAAACTTTCAAGGCATTGTACATCAGTTCTCGTGTGTGCAAATGCCACAACAAAACTCAGTTGTAGAAAGGAAGTATCAACATCTGCTTAATGTTGCTCGAGCCATGTTCTTTCAATCCCATGTCCCTGATAAACTTTGGAGAGAGTGTGTATTTACAGCAACTTACCTGATCAATCGGATCCCTTCTCCCACAATTCAAAGTAAGTCACCTTATGAACTTTTATACCAGCAATCTTTTGACTATTCATCATTGCGTAATTTTGGTTGCCTCGCATTTGCGTCCACCCTTGCTGCTCATCGAGACAAACTTTCACCCCGAGCTCGTGCTTGTGGCTTCTTGGGTTACCCTCCAGGTATTAAAGGGTACAAACTACTTGATATCAAGAGACAAGAAATCTTTGTGTCCCGGGATGTTATATTTCATGAAGACACATTTCCATTTCTGTCAATTACTCCAACAGTCAACATTGATCCATTTCCTAGCATGGTTTTGGTATTGTCATTGAACCCACCAAACATTGACACAGTCATTCCAACATTGGTTGAAGTTCCACACTTACCTGATTCCAGCACTGATTCTTTTTCACATATTCAACCTCCTGAACAGCCAGTGAGAGTACCCCATCGATCATCATCCCGATATACACAACCTCCATCATACCTCCATGATTATCATTGCAACTTACTGAAATTGAACACTTCTTCACATCCTGACTCCTCATACCCTTTGAGTTCTTACATATCTTATGACTCGCTATCTCCTCCATATCGCCAACTGGTGCTAAATGTATCTTCCCAGTTCGAACCACAATTTTTTCATCAATCTGTCAATCTTCCTCAGTGGCAGAAAGCAATGAGGGATGAGCTCGATGCTATGGAAGCTAACCGTACATGGTCTGTTGTTCCATTACCATGTTGGTGTCACCTCCAAAGACCTTCCTTTCCTTTCTATAATATCCACCATTTTCGCACTTAATCCAATCCAACAGCTTCTGTGCCGCAAAACATAGATGGATCCTTTCTTCTTCAACAATAGAGCTctttttcaagaaattgtgtgtgATTTTCTATAGAAAATACATGAAACGGTGAACTGGGAAGCTGCGGTTGCACATgttttttcattatttaaataaactgattattattattattatggtcGAGATTGTAACATTCATGGCAGCAACCATGTTGAAAAAACATGAGATTTGTGAGAAGGATAAGCTATATTTTATTCCATCATAGAGtccaactaatttttttttttctttttatttaggGGGGATTTTGTCATTTTATATAAACAATTTTGAGAATGCATATATATAATCAGTAACAATTGGTATCATGATTATATGGTATAAGtaattagaagaaaaatatcaattttgtactcgtgagtttttgtaatttaaaaaaattgacagAGGTTAGTTTTTtgtataaaatttatatatcgCATATTTGttttttgtaattatatttaaaataatgcaaacaGTGTCACGATATAGACCGCATAGCGCAGTGGATTAGCGCGTTTGACTTCGGATCAAAAGGTCGTGAGTTCGACTCTCACTGTGGTCAAATAGCTTATTTTTTTccctaaattttatttatttatttataacagTAAATAAATGGGCACAAATCAAATTCAAGTTTATTGTTGGACGCGAGACAATTCCTAGTTTATAGATGCTTGAAAACACTACTTTTTTCTTAACATGATTACATATAATATTATgtcagaaaaaataatattaaccATTTTTTTCAATGAACAGTGGAAAACTAAGAATCTACTAAATGGTACAAATATACAAAAAAAGTTCCTAACAAAAATATCATCCTAAATCGAGCACGCCTGTGAATGCTCGGGACTAACTAAAACATATTCAAAATAGATTAAGATTGTGTTCGCAAGCTCGAAGATCGTATTTAGATGACAGaagatatttgatttgatttgatttgatgatGAATTTGAATAATGTATTTCAAATGACATACATTTTTTGTGGATTTCAAATATTTCGTAATCACATGTACATTTGTATAATTTAAGGATCATTCACTTAGATGACAAaagatatttgatttgatttgacgATGAATTTGAATAATGTATTTCAAATGACATACATTTTTTGTGgatttcaaatattttgtaATCACCCGTACATTTGTATAATTTAAGGATCATTCATGGTATATCCATCAAGGTAATCATATGAATTTGAAAACCATAGTTTCAAAAATCTCCATCAAACCTTAATTGAAATTTACATTTAATATTTTAGAGGTTAAAAACATTATCTAAATTTATCGATTAAAAGCTAGTTCTATCAAATGACaccaaatttttcttctaattttacccttatatcatactaatattacacttttgttttttgttttgtttttttttaaattttaacacacacttttatttttatttttttatctcaacaattcaaatatcaatttagtcactCCATAGattatcaaattatattttagtcCATGATaacgataaaaaaaatttgtatacATATATTGCGTGTGCATAATAATtagttaaaatatatttatttacacGCAATGACGCAAAACAAAAAAATGCCGAGGAAGACTCGTGCCACAAAATTTGGTGGCCATAGAGCGAGGCGACAAATGTAATTTTAACACTTCCATCCACTTTCATTACCATTTTTCTCACCTTCACATTTCTCATCGTCGGCGCCGCCCTCCGCCGTCGTCATCGCTTCCGCCATCATCGTTACCCTGCCGCAGCACCTTCACATGCTTCTGCAGTCACTGAAACTGTGTTGTTCCATGTTTTTTGTCGCTCTTCCTGACCCTTGTTGAATCCCAGATTCGATTGATTATTTAACTCTTAAACAAATTGGCAAGTATCAAGCTAATTTACCGCCTGCTTTCCTTTTTCTTGTAAAACTTTACCCTGCTGGATTGCTTTCTTTTTTTCGGTTTGCAAGGATCTAGGGTTTTTCTCGACATTATAGAGTAGAGGTATCATATCAAAGTAAGAGACTCCACCCTTTCTTATTGTCATAGAGTAAAGGTTAAATTTTGAATCTGTATGCTGTGGCTACTAGTCGGATAATTGGATGTGCTATTTTGTTCGTTTGAATTATAGGTGTGTTCCTCtggttcttgacatagtagatgTTTTATTATTCTTTTGGATCTGTCGATGGTGTTGTGTTGCTTGGATTTAATTTTTCGCATGGTTTTGTTTAATTCCACCGAATTTATAGTAGTATCAGAGAAGTTGGTCATCTACTTTTCTGGATTCTATTATTGGATTTGCAATTGGTGCGATtcatgatttgaaaaaaaaaatatgacgaGTAGAGAAATTGTTGTTACCAATCAGGCAGTCGATAGATCATGCCGATCTTCAAGGTTCTGCCTCAACCACGGGAGTTGATAAAACTTCTCTGTAAACTTGATCATCATAGCATCACATCAGTGGCATCAGTGCACATGGAGAATGATGGTCTTCCACTTGTGAGATGTGGCTGTTAGTGGTTGGTTGTGTGATAAACTAGCTTTTGCCGTGCATTATTTGCTTGGATTTACAGTTTGTCTCTATGTTGTTTCTTCCCAaaggaaatattttttaaaaatgtcacGACCTCAATCTCATGGTTGCAGTTTATGTTTGTGCTTGTTTAGGAATGAAGAGAACGACATATTACGAAGCTGTAGCTCAGGTGCTGGATCAATGGCCTATCAAGAAATCACTCACGTACTCTGATGTCGATATCACCCATCCATTTCTGACATTGTCTCGGCAGCAAGTTGAGGCTCATATCGTGGTGTATATGACTCCTCAACAGGAGGAACATTTAAGAGCTGAAGGCCAAGTGAATTTTaatgcacaagatgatgatactGGTGAAATGTATGTGATGAAACTGAAATGGCGTGGAAGCTATTACAATCTCATTGGAAAATGGGGAAAAGTTGTCCGAGGGAAGGGACTTGAAGTTGGGCAGGAAATCAAACTTGGGTGGTTTAATGGCTGTTTGCACTTTTCAGTTCCGCAACAGCAGATTGTTACAGCGCCACCAATCCGAGCTGTTACAGCACATATGATGCAGGATCACTGGCCTATTAAGAAGGTATTGACACCTTCTGATGTGGATCCTAATCATCCTTTCCTTCCCTTGCCTCGCAAATCTGTTGAGGACCATATTCTCGTGCACTGGACTCCGGAAGAAAGAGATAGTTTGAGAAAGGTAGAGCAGGTATCCATAACTGCACGAGATTATGATACCGGTGATGCTCATGACATGAAATTGAAGTGGCGAGGAAATTATTATAATCTTATTGGAAAGTGGGCGAACATAATAAGGCATAAAGGGCTCGGTGTTGGCCAAGAGGTTAGAATACGATGGATGAATAACTGCTTATACTTCTCAGTTCCAGAGGAGCGTTATGTCCCAGCATCATCGGGACACAATATCTGGCCTGTTAAAAAAGCTCTCACATTGTCCGATGTGGATACCAATCATCCTTTCCTTACTCTTCCCGGTAAAGCAGTCGAAGACCATATTCTTTTCTATTGGACACCCCAAGCTCGAGAACAATTGAGGAACGAACATCAAGTTGGTATTAATGCTCGGGATGATGATACTGGTGATTTGTATGTGATGAAACTGAAATGGCGTGGAAGTTATTACAATCTAATTGGTAAATGGGGTAAAATCATTAGAGAGAAGGGGCTCCAGGTGGGGAGAGAGATCAGGGTACGCTGGGACAATGGCTGCTTGATCTTTTCTGTTCCTCAATGACGGGTTCATTTTGTGCAGATATAGGTACGACAAAAGCACTTTTGCTGAAACAGATGCGTTTGGATACactttttttgtttaaaaacaaaAGCCAGAAGCTACAAAATCGGGCTTTTGAGATTTTAAAGTTAGGGCACAAGTTTTTTTTTACTACTTTATCCAAACATGGAACTACTTTTAACTTTCTgaaaaaaagaatttaaatagtTTGCTTAAGAAAGCGTTTCTGCAATCCAAGTGTTTCTGTATCTATATAGACCCTTGATTAATTGTATTGCAAAATCTCTAGATTGTCtttatttgttaattattaTCATTTATCATGCTGTGCTCGATCAAACTTACTTGTTAGCTTTGTTTGTCCAGACTGCTAATGACTGGTGCATGAGTTTTACGAGAAGTTAAACATTTACCAAGTTAATATCACATACCTGTGGATTCCTTAGAATCATTCGATACTAGTTTAAATTTTAGTGTCCTTTGATCATTCTTCAATGTTTCTGTTTTATCATATTTTGCTCTTGATAGATATCTGTATGCCTTTCAGTTATCCCCTGATTATACTCTGTGATATTGTAGTGTTCtttgatatgtattatttttaaacGTTGAAGGTACGATCTTGGTTTAGCATGGAATAAAATTGAATAACACGTCCATCTGGAATATGGGAAATTTTAGGCTTGACATCATATGTCTAACATCAttactttattgcattttgCAGGTAGTTGTTTTCAGACTTCGAAGTTCTTACTCATGGTTCTCTCTCCAGTTCCAAACCAGCTGTTTTGGTGCAAGTGTTATCGGAAAGGATTGCATTCTCTACCTGCGCTCCACAAATGACATATCTGCACTGACTTCTGTTTGTCGATATACAAATGTGTGGTATCTTTGGTAATATGGTTTCTCAGGAACAAAAAAAACCAGGGTAGTGGATCCGCAATTGATTAGATAGTACTTGTATGCATATTTTCATGCGTCAGATTTTAGTGTAGGACCATTGACAGTTACCCATACCGTTTTAGAGACCGCTTGAACTTTGTGATCAGAAGACGGAGTCTACCTTTTCCTGATCCTGGACATTGGTAAATACGGAAGAGTTAGATGCGTGGTCAGGTTTCAAGAAGGGAATTCTGTACATTCTTTATTCATACATTCATCGTCTTTCTTAATGAGTGCTTGTATACCTTATTTGCTCTTGTTTATTTTCCTTTGGGACTTCAGTTGCTTTCCTTGTTCGAGTCAGTTTTTACAAATAATTAtagttataaatatttataatctcTGTATCATATATCATTCATTATCCTATTTCGCGAAGCAAATGGATCAAAGTACCTTTTGAGGCGATTTTGCTGATCCATTTAACAGAGATAACATCTTTATAATCTATGAGCTGTAATAATGGTGTCACACAACACATTTGAGTTAGCCAAACATATGCTGTGGTGGATAAATGATTTGTCCTGATTGCTGATAACAATAGAAAAACATTAAACTCTTGTGGAACTAAAATCCTCTTTCCAACTAGAAAATGCCTGTCATGGTTGTTGCATCGTAAGTTCAACTAAATTTGTGGATTTTAAATGCATGAAATTTAATTCTTAGACATGGGATTGGCTAATTTAATGGCACCAAACACCCCTCCCCTTTCAAAGTCACAATTCTTGCtgttaaattttaaatcttgTCTAACTTGTACACGCTATTTTGAGAAAAAGATTGGTGCATTAGTTACCAATTATTGAAGTGTAAGAACTTTGGATCATAATGAATGAATTAAAGCTTACCCAAAAAAAATAAGTCGTACTGaactaaataatttaaataagaaaaattggttaaactttttttaaatttttttttgtaagattggattttaaaatcaatatttcaaaggtcttcaaacatatattttaaaatacactGGATTTCAAAGATGATAAATCATTGATTTAATTTTGTTCTTGTCACGAGAATATACAAAATGGATTAAGACGTGTATTGTTGAATTTACATGCAAAATTAAATGCATGTCGTGTTCAAAAGTTGATATTTTGTTAAAGAAAATTTCAGACGTGTGTGAGCATTATATACATTTATAATATGAATTTAAATAATCAATTCCACCATTACaatatttaaagttaatggCATAAAATTTCTAACTACACCATTCATGGATAttgtattataattataataagtacatatattaataaattatgCCGACAATCTAAAAGTTTAAAACATGCATGTCCAAAGATAAATTAATATATCTATGTTATCATATTAAACAATAAATTCTTGTACTAATTGAATTTGAAGTGGTTTTGTGACATTATTTTTGTGGAAATACTtatatcaataaattaaattaaagtacTCACACATTATCtcttataaattatatattatagggttgacccgtttcacagataaatattcgtgagaccgtctcacaagaaatctACTCATATATTTAATATCACTGCGAGTGGTTCATAATTAATAGAATTTAATAGCATATGTTGATAATAGAACAAAATTACACCAGGTAAAAGGTGTAAAACAGAAAAATACGAGGGAGCAGcccaaattttttgttttgagTGAAAATAAATTCCATGTTTTAAAACTTGCAAAGAAGATGATTTCCaaacattaaattaaatttaaaagtaaaagtGTATACTCTGCTGTATTAATTTTTGAAGTTTGTATGACAGAATCTTACGTTGAGCGACAATCTTTTGGGGACAAATGCGCTTGCATCTGCAGTTGTGGGCTGTCAACTCTAATCTAAAAACCGCACCTTTTTCACCATATAAGATGCCAACTTTTgtgtagagagagagagagagaaaccGAAGCAAGAATCCAAATCGAGAAAAGGGTTCATTCAAGAAAGAAGAATAGGATAGATAGAACAAACCCTAGAGAAAACGGGAGCGAACCCTTGATTTTTTTGTCGCTGGGTGGGCTTTATTTTGCAGTATCCAGATCCTTATTCGCAGTTCTTGAAGGTTAGCATTCGATTTTTTTCCCAATTATTTTCACAATTTATGTTCGATTTGATCTGGATTCATGAAATGTGGATATATGCTTATATGTTTGAATAGTGGGGGATGGTGAAGGAATATTAGTTTAGGGATTTGAATCTAGCTTGCATTTTATTCCGAGGTTTGCAAAAGAGGCCCttttatattttgtattggTTTTGCTGTTGCTTCATCTTCTGCTGGAAATAATGGAAGCCGTGTGACGGGTTACTGCTACTTTTGAGCTCTGGGCAATTTTGCATGATGTTTTTTAATTGATAGGTGCGGGACTGTATCCGGTTTACTTCACTGACTGCAGTACTTGTATGATTGAATGTAAATTACGATATTGTGGGTTGGTGCTTTATTGGATAAAAAGCCTGAGTTGATCTGTTGTTTTTCAGGTATGATGTTGGTCTGTTGGAAAGTTTGTAGTTAAATGGTTTTCAGGAATGAGGGAACGATAAATTTTAGGATTAAATCACACATGCTATTTGTGGATTAtagttaaaataaaatcataatgctAAAATGCAATTTCATTGAGATACTAACCTTGTTTGTCGTTTTGTTTCAGGAATTGGCTTCTTCTGCTATGGCAAACTCCAAAGGACCATCAAGCATTAGAAGTGTGATGTACACTGGAAAGAACACTTTATTACCTCCTAAAAGTCCGTATCCCAGCATATCCTCGGGGTACACCGACTACGTTCCCGCTTCTGCAACTGGTCCGAAAGCTGCTCCAAGGCCTAGAGAAGGAAATGCACACCATCAGCGAACCTCCTCTGAGAGTTATTTGATGGAGGAGCAACCTTCTTGGCTTGATGAACTCCTCAATGAACCAGAAACTCCCGTGCGGAGAGGAGGTCATCGTCGCTCATCAAGTGattcatttgcatattttgACGCAAATAATGTTGGAAGCATGAATTATGTCGCTCAAAATGATAATAAGACCAACAATATAAATCTGCTGTCTTCGCGGGGATCTCAAGAATTCGATACATACGCCAACGCACGGCATGGTTCTTTCTTTGTCGATCTCCAACCACCTGGTAAAACAAAGAATAGGGGATGGAATACACCCGTGAGTTCCATCCTGCCTCCTCATGGCCATGCTTCTAGGGACAAGATTCTTGTTCCAAATGCAGGTTTATTAAACACATCGCAAGATGCAGAGTGGAACTCACCCTTCTTGAATGAAAGCTGGGATGCTGTTAAACCTGGTATTCAAGATCCCAAAGATTTCTCTGAAAAAAATGACTCCTCTCAGGCCAAGCTTCCTGCTTCAGAAACAGACACAAAACGTTCGAAGCAGTATGTTGATTTGTCTTTACCTGAACTATGATATTGATTGGTTTTTAAGTTAATTGATCTTTAACTTCCAGTCAGCTGTATTTAGCCTGTTTTGATATGTGAATTTCTGTAGCTTTCCTGATGTTGCatgataattttttaataaaatcatgatccaagcaaactgaatttttttagGATTGTTCTTATTTTTCATTTCTTGATCTCTTTGTcttaaaatattatatctagACCGCTTCAGTTAATATCTTCATGCTCCAAAAAGGAATTATTAACAATTCTGAAATTTCCTGGCATTCCAAAAAGTTTCCCATACTTCTCTTCATTTTTTCTTTAGCTGCTGGACTTGGAGATGGAAATTTCTCTCTACGTGAATCTACATTTAAAAAACAAGCTTTTGTGTTAATATGAATTTCTCTTTGGAAATTACGGTTGAGTTGAAAATCTGGGTCCTCGAtaataaattcatatatttcTGACATGATATGTAGAATGGTAATAAGCAGTCATGGCCCACCCCAATGATTTAAGAATTGTTCTTAGTATATTTTGAAAAGACAAATCGGTGCATATTTAGATAAGCTGCAAGACTAAATTGTGATAAACAATATAATTCAAGAAACATTCATTTGTATGTTTGGTTTACAAGAAATGCCGCAATGGTGATTTGGATTAATATTAGCCAAAGTGGAGAAGAGTTCCAAATGTTTCCTGGGATTCGTAAATGATCGAGTTGGTTATACTTCTGATTTCTGAAGATATTTATGTTTTTTCACACACAATAGTTAATTTCTTTTTATCCACAATACAGTTGGCATTATGATCAGACAAATCTATTGCATGATAAAAGCTGATATTTCTTTCATGTTCTTTTAGACTTTACTGTTGAGAAAAGGAGAAAAAGCCCCTCAACCGGTTTCAAATGTTGTGTTTGCAtctcattgaattttatatTCTCGATCGTATTCATTCATGTAAAAACAAATAACAGCAAGTTTTCTGAGGCTCTAAAATTAAGATATTGTATTGATTGTAGGCAATTCGCTCAACGCTCACGGGTCCGGAAGCTTCAATACATAGCTGAACTTGAAAGAAATGTGCAAGCTCTACAGGCAAGTTATTTTCTGCTTTAGAAAACTATTTTAGGTGGAGTTTATGGTACATATTtttagtttatacatgttgaattCCTGAATGTGGATTTGTCATGTATAATTCAGGCTGAAGGCTCTGGAGTTTCTGCGGAACTTGAATTCCTTAATCAACAGAATCTTATTCTGAGCATGGAGAATAAAGCACTGAAGCAACGATTAGATAGTTTAGCTCAGGAGCAGCTTATCAAATATAGTAAGTGTATTTGTTACTAATATATCATCTAGTTAGTGTTTTTTTCTAATATATTATctatttagtattttttttccaGGGAAAAAACATGTCGATAAACTAGTCTATATGGACAATTGAAGGATAAGGTATCCTTCGGATCCATCGGTCAAAGCTATAGATAGACGATCCAATCAGAATGTAGTACCAATACTAATAAATTACAATGATGCTTGTTCATGCCAAGTATGAACTAAATATCTTTCTCCAGTTGTGCCCGATCCTTTTGTCCCTTGCTCTGCAAAGCTCCCTAGAAATTGACATTGTcgttaatttaaattttctggAAGTTTTTTCTGTTCCAAATATAAAGTTGATTCCCTTGAGtttgttattttttatatgCCCCGGCCCATGCCCAACGAAAACCAAGTTCCTTCAGTATCTTCAACCATAAAACTAGCATATAACTCGTCGTTAGGGACGTAAATGAACCAAGCCGCTTGCAAGTTGCTCGGAGTTGGGCTAGTTTGTTGGGCTTTTTAATTAACTTAGTCAAATGAGAGTGATTGAAAATTATGGAAGGAGAATCACACCCTTTAAATGGGTGGAAGAATGCTCGAGCTAAAAAACGAGTTTGATTAACAAGCTCGAAAACGAGTTGGAGCCTGATTCgttaaacatgataaacgagcAATTAACGAACCGAACTTTAGCTATTCGCGAGCTTAGTAATTTCAagacgagccgagctcgagcctcATGATAAAATCTCGAATCAAGCTCTAGCCTATGTTTGGCCTTAAACGAGCCGAGTTCTAGACTTAAAGTATTCGGCTCGACTCGTTTACATTCCTACTTGTCGAGCCTATGTTTGCCTTGATGCTCACCCATTTCTGGATCTTGTAAGCAATTGTCTCATGTGACGGATGGaagattcatattttaaattgatatgaATGTGTTTGCACGATAGTAGAGAGCTACTATATCTTTGTTCTGTGACAGTTATTCTTAAATGGCAATAAATACAGTTATCATAACCAAGTTTGTGGGCTCTGTGCAGTGGAACATGAAGTATTGGAGAGAGAAGTCGGAAGGCTACGTACCTTGTATCAGCAACAACAGCAGCCAAAGCAGCAGACTCCTTCCAGCCATCGACGTGCTAACAGCAGAGATCTCGACCAACAATTTGCCAACCTTTCTCTAAAATACAAGGAAGCAAGTGCTGGTCGTGAGTCTGGATAGGGCCAACTTAATATTTGAGCTTTTTCCACAAATCCCATGTTCCAACCCATTCCTCAACTGACGATCCAATACAATGCCAATGACAACGACCAGTCTCCATATTTTATTGAAAGCCGGACTTGTGCTGTCGTCCTGTGCTGTATAATTAACGTAACTTGCTTTGTTTGTGTTGCTCCTTTATCTTTTTATTCAGTTCCGTTTTCATTTGTAAGGTCACTGTTTGTTTCCTCTTGCGCCTGGTAGTCTGTGCTGGAAAATAGTACTTCTGGCCGATGACTCACCTGAGGTGGTTACCCAAACAGGGTTGATGCCAGCGGCTTTCTCGAATGCGTATGCTGATTAAATAGAAACTTCCAAACTTTCCATTGCATTATCCTTTGATGAAAATATCTGAGATTGGACCTT
This sequence is a window from Primulina tabacum isolate GXHZ01 chromosome 17, ASM2559414v2, whole genome shotgun sequence. Protein-coding genes within it:
- the LOC142531041 gene encoding uncharacterized protein At4g06598-like, translated to MANSKGPSSIRSVMYTGKNTLLPPKSPYPSISSGYTDYVPASATGPKAAPRPREGNAHHQRTSSESYLMEEQPSWLDELLNEPETPVRRGGHRRSSSDSFAYFDANNVGSMNYVAQNDNKTNNINLLSSRGSQEFDTYANARHGSFFVDLQPPGKTKNRGWNTPVSSILPPHGHASRDKILVPNAGLLNTSQDAEWNSPFLNESWDAVKPGIQDPKDFSEKNDSSQAKLPASETDTKRSKQQFAQRSRVRKLQYIAELERNVQALQAEGSGVSAELEFLNQQNLILSMENKALKQRLDSLAQEQLIKYMEHEVLEREVGRLRTLYQQQQQPKQQTPSSHRRANSRDLDQQFANLSLKYKEASAGRESG
- the LOC142531195 gene encoding uncharacterized protein LOC142531195: MKRTTYYEAVAQVLDQWPIKKSLTYSDVDITHPFLTLSRQQVEAHIVVYMTPQQEEHLRAEGQVNFNAQDDDTGEMYVMKLKWRGSYYNLIGKWGKVVRGKGLEVGQEIKLGWFNGCLHFSVPQQQIVTAPPIRAVTAHMMQDHWPIKKVLTPSDVDPNHPFLPLPRKSVEDHILVHWTPEERDSLRKVEQVSITARDYDTGDAHDMKLKWRGNYYNLIGKWANIIRHKGLGVGQEVRIRWMNNCLYFSVPEERYVPASSGHNIWPVKKALTLSDVDTNHPFLTLPGKAVEDHILFYWTPQAREQLRNEHQVGINARDDDTGDLYVMKLKWRGSYYNLIGKWGKIIREKGLQVGREIRVRWDNGCLIFSVPQ